The sequence below is a genomic window from bacterium.
CGTTACGCTGCCCTTCACGCTGGCCACGCCGGGGCGCGTGCGCCTGGAGGTCTTCGATCTTGCCGGCCGTCGCATCGCCACGCTGGCCGACGGCCACCTCGCCGCCGGCGAGCAGGCCCTCGTCTGGGACGGCCGCGATGCGGCCGGGAACCCGCAGGCCAGTGGTGTTTACTTCGCCCGTCTCGCGGCGGCGGGCACGACCGAAACGAAGCGCCTGGTTCTCCTCCGCTGACCGCCGCGAACGAGTCTTCGCATCCCCCTGCCGCACCTCCCGCGGGACTTGCCACGTGGCAAGTCCCGCCCTTTTGTACACGTGTACAATCCACCGCCGATTCGCTAGGCTGCCACCATGGACGCGCTTGCAACCCTGCTCGCCGACCTCACACCCAAGCCGCGCGCGGCGAGCCGCTGCAAGGAGATGCCATGCAAGTGAGCCGCAACGCCTACGGCCTCTATCTCGACCTGCCCGGCAGCGTCGCGGCCTGGCGCCCGCGCGCCGAGGCCGCGCTCAAGGCCGAGGGCTTCGGCATCCTCACCGAGATCGACGTCGCGGCCACGCTGCGCGCGAAGCTCGGCCACGAAGTGCCGCCGCAGCTCATCCTCGGCGCCTGCAACCCGCCGCTCGCCAGCGCGGCGATGGGCGCCGAGCCCGACATCGGCCTGCTCCTGCCCTGCAACCTCACCCTGCGCGAAGTCGCCGGCGGCGCCACGCGCGTGGGGGTCATGGACATCGCCGGCATGATGGGCATGATCGGCAACCCGCAGCTCGCGCCGATCGCCGCTCAGGTGAGCGAGCGGCTCGGCCGCGTGCTCGCCGCCCTCGGCGCGGAGGCCTGACGCATGGCCCCTCGCCGCGAGACGCCCTTCCTCGGCGCCTTCGGCTGGCGGCTCTTCCTCTCCCTGGCGCTTTTCAGCCTGCTCACCGCGGCCGCCGTGGGCGCCCTCGCCTACGCGCGTGCCCGCGGCGCCCTCCAGGCCGAGGCGACGAGCCACCTGCGCAGCGTCGCCAGCGAGCGCCGCGCGCGCCTGGAGAGCTGGTTCGAGGAGCGCCTCGGCGACATGGCCTGGCTCGACTCGCTCGTCGAGGCCGAGCTCGCGCGCCCCGCACCCGATCCCGCCGCCCTCGCCGCCCAGCTCGACCGCCTGCTCGCACGCCAGAGCGCCTACCGCCGTTGCCTGCTGCTCGGCCCCACGGGCGAGATCCTCGCCGAGGCCGGCGCCCCCGCGCCCGAGCACCGCCGCCTGCCGCCGCTTCCCGAACTCGGCCTCGCGCTGAAGTCCGGCGGCCCCGTGCTCGGCGCCGTCGCCCGCGATCCCGAGGGCGACCCGGTGATGCACCTCGCCCAGCCGATCAGCGTGGGCGGCGAAGCGCGCGGCGTGCTCGTCGCCGTGATGCGCCCGGCGAGCACGATCGATCCCATCCTCGCCGACACGACGGGCCTGGGCGCCACGGGCGAGACCTACCTCGTCGGCGCGGACACCACGATGCTCACGCCGTCGCGCAACATGCACCACCCGCCCGCGCTCACGCACAAGATGCCCACGGCCGGCGTGCACGCGGCGCTGGCCGGCGCGAGCGGCAGCAGCGTCTACCGCGGCGTGCTGGGCGACGAGGTGCTCGGCGCCTGGGAGTGGCTGCCCCGCCAGCAGTGGGCCCTGCTCGCCGAGAT
It includes:
- a CDS encoding DUF302 domain-containing protein, with product MQVSRNAYGLYLDLPGSVAAWRPRAEAALKAEGFGILTEIDVAATLRAKLGHEVPPQLILGACNPPLASAAMGAEPDIGLLLPCNLTLREVAGGATRVGVMDIAGMMGMIGNPQLAPIAAQVSERLGRVLAALGAEA